A part of Phoenix dactylifera cultivar Barhee BC4 chromosome 2, palm_55x_up_171113_PBpolish2nd_filt_p, whole genome shotgun sequence genomic DNA contains:
- the LOC103708401 gene encoding patatin-like protein 6, with amino-acid sequence MAAAEEMLVAMHQGKKEEGEEPSIDTDKLSYEIFSILESKFLFGYDDPKLWVPEPSDTDAAATAIKNQRGKVCVLCIDGGGGGGMRGILPGKVLAYLEQALQAQSGDPNARISDYFDVVAGTGVGGVFAAMLVSTRDGARPQFRADDTWRFLADQGKRFFRKPRSSSSSSSSSSLAFSSGSFLRRVFHGGGSSVTAAAAMEKALKEAFGEGTTLRDTVKPVLIPCYDLRSSAPLVFSRADALESESYDFRLWEVCRATWAEPGRFAPAEMRSVDRRTACLGVDGGLAMSNPAAAAITHVLHNKQEFPFVRGVEDLLVLSLGCGAGGASVVPEEEHQRLRRWGPREWARPIARIASDGAADLVDHAVALAFGQCRSSNYVRIQADCTSMGRSGVAVDSDPSPGNVKALLGAAEEMLKRKNVESLMFGGKKIGEQTNMEKLDWFAGELLLEHQRRSCRIAPTVAFKQAAPKPT; translated from the exons ATGGCAGCGGCTGAGGAGATGCTGGTGGCGATGCATcaggggaagaaagaagaaggagaagaaccgAGCATCGACACGGACAAGCTAAGCTACGAGATATTCTCCATTCTCGAGAGCAAGTTCCTCTTCGGCTACGACGACCCCAAGCTCTGGGTCCCCGAACCCTCCGACACCGATGCCGCGGCCACGGCGATCAAGAACCAGAGGGGCAAGGTCTGCGTCCTCTGCATCGACGGTGGCGGGGGAGGCGGCATGCGGGGCATCCTCCCGGGCAAGGTCCTCGCGTATTTGGAGCAAGCGCTCCAGGCCCAGTCCGGCGACCCCAACGCCCGCATCTCCGACTACTTCGACGTCGTCGCCGGCACCGGCGTCGGCGGGGTCTTCGCCGCGATGCTCGTCTCCACCCGCGACGGCGCTCGCCCCCAGTTCCGCGCCGACGACACCTGGCGGTTCCTCGCCGACCAGGGCAAGCGTTTCTTCCGCAAGCCCAGATCGTCGTCTTCTTCCTCGTCCTCCTCGTCGTTGGCGTTCTCCTCCGGCAGCTTCCTCCGGCGCGTGTTCCATGGAGGGGGGTCGTCGGTGACCGCGGCGGCGGCGATGGAAAAGGCGTTGAAGGAGGCGTTCGGGGAGGGGACGACGCTGCGAGACACGGTGAAGCCCGTGCTGATCCCGTGCTACGACCTGCGGAGCTCGGCCCCGCTGGTCTTCTCCCGAGCCGACGCCCTGGAGAGCGAGAGCTACGACTTCCGGCTGTGGGAGGTGTGCCGGGCGACGTGGGCAGAGCCGGGGCGGTTCGCGCCTGCGGAGATGCGGTCGGTGGACCGGAGGACGGCGTGCTTGGGCGTGGACGGGGGGCTGGCGATGAGCAACCCGGCAGCGGCGGCCATCACCCACGTCCTCCACAACAAGCAGGAGTTCCCCTTCGTCCGCGGGGTGGAGGACCTGCTGGTACTCTCCCTCGGATGCGGGGCCGGCGGCGCCTCCGTCGTGCCGGAGGAGGAGCACCAGCGGCTTCGGCGGTGGGGCCCCCGGGAGTGGGCCCGCCCCATCGCCCGCATCGCCTCCGACGGCGCCGCCGACCTCGTCGACCACGCCGTCGCCCTCGCCTTTGGTCAGTGCCGGAGCTCCAACTACGTCCGCATCCAG GCTGATTGTACGAGCATGGGGAGGTCCGGGGTGGCTGTGGATTCGGACCCAAGCCCGGGGAACGTGAAGGCTTTGCTGGGGGCGGCAGAGGAGATGCTGAAGCGGAAGAACGTAGAGTCGTTGATGTTTGGGGGAAAGAAGATTGGAGAGCAGACGAACATGGAGAAGCTGGACTGGTTTGCAGGGGAGCTCCTGCTCGAGCACCAGAGGAGGAGCTGCCGGATAGCTCCCACAGTTGCCTTCAAGCAAGCAGCTCCCAAGCCCACCTAG
- the LOC103708402 gene encoding zinc finger CCCH domain-containing protein 24 — protein MEREMNADASPTSNEEFQPSDPRSVEEEAGDGAAEKRKREEEEEKGERRKALWKTSLCSYYRQQPAGGRCSHGDACRYAHGEAELRPRPDNTWDPTSQRAKKLLKSETSAAEEEDSPPVSVDATSLDKCLIGLPRKWTSDSLKSFLDAQDILYKTAKKKKGMSVGFVGFENIEQVKSAIEVLNENSAGGKQIKVADAVRRCHEKKPSVDISSDQSKGQNTESHPGSDDPTLFSTSSTLIEDGYAVEKDTSVVEGLVSKTKHARDVVTPLANMPYNDQLEHKKSSLLQILKRLTRNARKACPDVVPLPEWINTSREIGGLPCKLEGILESPVINGYRNKCEFSVGCSLQGKRTVGFMLGNFREGITAVEEPVNCPNVSRISCKYASIFQDFLQSSVLPVWNRINNTGFWRQFTVREGRSPGQAATENLDNQITEVMLIVQVCLSGVDEELMKNEFSRMTQVLTQGAASCSPPLPLTTIVVQDHKGISNAAPADCPLLPLLLSNVEKQSCSEKPYVSEARIHDYISNLRFSISPTAFFQVNTLAAERLYSLAGDWADLNSDTLLFDICCGTGTIGLTLAHHVGMVVGIEMNESAVSDAQRNAMINGIKNCRFVCGKAEDVMGTLLKQYLDVPQHHGIVSGFLESNGTDQDDNITNDNGDGLTFQSDTSTSADDLLANASAKEISVLPEERTDGKLETLVAPEQNFDGNTNHEEGCIDHGKDNGHESLANEGSNNDAKGSLGILKNCTAVCEETTHEKPECIEMIQNNCISEPKKGAAESSMFQFKNVVAIVDPPRVGLHPIVIKSLRTHPRIRRLVYISCNPESLVANAIELCTPTTDKPEKGKGNRGWRKMSSAGLARNRVKSMPNSEPFRPVRAMAVDLFPHTPHCEMVMLFER, from the exons ATGGAGAGGGAGATGAATGCGGACGCCAGCCCTACCAGCAACGAAGAATTCCAGCCGTCGGATCCCCGATCCGTGGAGGAGGAGGCCGGAGACGGCGCCGCCGAGAAGCgcaagagggaggaggaggaggagaaaggagagagaCGAAAGGCGCTGTGGAAGACGAGCCTGTGTTCGTACTACCGGCAGCAACCGGCCGGCGGGAGATGCAGCCACGGAGACGCATGCCGCTACGCCCACGGAGAGGCGGAGCTCCGTCCCCGCCCCGACAACACGTGGGACCCCACCTCCCAACGGGcaaagaagctcctcaagtccGAAACTTCGGCGGCCGAGGAGGAGGACTCGCCGCCGGTGTCCGTCGACGCTACCTCGCTCGATAAGTGCCTCATCGGCCTCCCCAGGAAGTGGACGTCCGACAGTTTGAAGAGCTTCCTCGACGCTCAG GATATCCTCTATAAAAcggcaaaaaagaagaagggtatGTCTGTAGGTTTTGTGGGTTTTGAGAATATTGAACAGGTTAAAAGTGCCATCGAG GTTTTAAATGAAAATTCTGCTGGTGGGAAGCAAATAAAGGTTGCAGATGCTGTTCGTAGATGTCATGAGAAGAAGCCTTCAGTTGATATTTCTTCTGATCAAAGTAAAGGGCAAAATACTGAAAGTCACCCAGGCAGTGATGATCCCACTCTTTTTTCAACATCATCGACGTTGATTGAGGACGGTTATGCTGTTGAAAAGGACACTTCTGTAGTGGAGGGTTTGGTTTCAAAGACAAAACATGCTCGTGATGTGGTCACTCCACTTGCTAATATGCCCTACAACGATCAGTTGGAACACAAGAAGAGCTCACTCCTGCAAATATTAAAACGACTT ACTCGGAATGCACGCAAGGCTTGTCCAGATGTTGTTCCACTTCCAGAGTGGATTAATACTTCGAGGGAAATAG GTGGTCTTCCATGCAAACTTGAAGGCATATTAGAGTCACCGGTAATCAATGGTTATCGGAACAAATGTGAGTTTTCTGTGGGCTGTTCGCTACAGGGCAAAAGAACTGTGGGGTTCATGCTTGGAAATTTCAG GGAAGGCATCACAGCAGTCGAGGAACCTGTCAACTGTCCAAATGTCTCTAGAATCTCCTGTAAATATGCTTCAATCTTTCAAGATTTCCTCCAATCTTCAGTATTACCTGTGTGGAACCGAATTAATAACACTGGGTTTTGGCGTCAATTCACG GTCCGAGAGGGAAGAAGTCCAGGTCAAGCTGCAACTGAAAATCTAGATAACCAAATCACAGAAGTAATGCTTATTGTTCAG GTTTGCTTATCAGGTGTTGATGAAGAACTGATGAAAAATGAATTCAGCAGGATGACTCAGGTTCTGACACAAGGAGCAGCTTCATGTTCACCTCCACTACCTCTCACAACAATAGTAGTGCAG GATCACAAAGGAATATCAAATGCTGCACCAGCTGATTGTCCATTGCTCCCGCTTCTATTATCAAATGTGGAAAAGCAATCCTGTTCGGAAAAGCCATATGTCAGTGAAGCAAGAATTCATGACTATATAAGCAATCTTCGCTTCTCCATATCACCAACAGCATTTTTCCAG GTTAACACTCTTGCTGCAGAGAGGTTGTACTCCCTTGCTGGTGATTGGGCAGATCTAAATTCAGATACATTACTTTTTGACATTTGTTGTGGGACAGGAACAATTGGCCTCACTTTAGCACATCATGTTGGCATG GTTGTTGGCATTGAAATGAATGAGTCTGCAGTTTCAGATGCTCAGAGAAATGCAATGATTAATGGCATAAAAAATTGCAGGTTTGTCTGTGGAAAG GCAGAGGATGTGATGGGGACTCTACTTAAGCAGTATCTTGATGTGCCTCAGCATCATGGTATAGTCTCTGGATTCTTGGAAAGCAATGGcacagatcaagatgataataTAACAAATGACAACGGTGATGGATTAACTTTCCAGTCTGACACAAGTACATCTGCTGATGATCTTCTAGCTAATGCAAGTGCTAAGGAGATCTCGGTATTGCCAGAAGAGAGAACTGATGGAAAGTTGGAAACCTTGGTGGCTCCTGAGCAGAATTTTGATGGAAATACCAACCATGAAGAAGGTTGCATAGATCATGGCAAAGACAATGGTCATGAGTCACTGGCAAATGAGGGCTCAAATAATGATGCCAAGGGCTCTTTGGGAATTCTGAAGAATTGCACGGCGGTATGCGAAGagacaactcatgaaaagccaGAGTGCATTGAAATGATTCAGAATAACTGCATTTCTGAACCAAAGAAAGGGGCAGCTGAGTCTTCTATGTTTCAATTTAAGAATGTAGTAGCTATCGTTGATCCACCACGGGTTGGCCTTCATCCAATT GTGATTAAATCTTTAAGAACTCATCCACGTATACGACGTCTCGT CTACATTTCTTGCAATCCGGAAAGCCTAGTGGCTAATGCAATTGAGCTTTGCACCCCAACTACTGATAAGCCGGAGAAAGGAAAAGGCAATAGAGGTTGGAGAAAAATGAGTAGTGCTGGTCTGGCAAGGAATCGGGTAAAATCCATGCCCAACTCCGAGCCATTCCGACCAGTCAGGGCAATGGCAGTTGATTTATTTCCACACACTCCACACTGTGAGATGGTGATGCTTTTCGAGAggtga